Sequence from the Paenibacillus tundrae genome:
GAATTCCAGTTCGAAGAACGGAATATCTGGACTCCGTTGATCTAAACAAAGGCTTCGCTTGTAGATCATCTCTCCAGCAAAATGTGGATATAACGCCTGAGGCTCCGGTTGAATCTGCACGGCCGTGTCTGGTTCCCTAACTAAGGAAGCCATACCCTCATGATGAAACTCCACTCCAAATCGTCCTTGTAAGTACAAAGGGTCAACGATTCCGTCTTCATCCTTCGTAATCTGAACGGTAACCTTCAGTTCGTTAAGACCGCTGTGCAACCATGGTGTAATGTCATAACCGATATTGTCAAAATCCGTAATCTGGGCCGACTTGAACGCATCAGGGCGGATAGCATGATCATTAATCATCAACGTCCAGTCACCCGAAATTGCCGCTCGATCCATGAATAATAAACAATCCGCTAGAGCTGTTCTTAGTTCAAACGAAGTTGCGTAGTGACACTCCAATGGATAAGCAATAGTTGGCTTCTTCGGTGTGCCGAATACTTGATTAAACTGGAGCGGAAGTGAGCTATGCACTGAACATTCTGCGGCCTGATCAATGAATGGCTTGACCTCAGAGTGGCCATTCTCAAAAATTACACCGTTGTAATTTTTAGCTGTGAGGTGGAAATGTCCCATACGCAGCACGTTAGGCTGCACCGTTTCAAATCGCCAAGGTCCCTCCGAAGGGATGGTTATTGAATGAACTTCATCAATGCTTGCAACCACAGTACTTACACTGAGAGCGGATTCCTTCTTCTCCGTATTCTCTGTGAACTGTTCTTCTGCTGAACCGTGCTCATCATCCCATGTTAGTCTTATAGCATGTGCCTCATAAGGTGCGAGCTGTAGCGAAATATACCCTTCGTCTGCACGATGATGAATGGGGAGTGGACACCGTTGTCCTTGCTCCAAATCTAGTCGCTCTACCCGCAAGCCTCTACTTGGTGAGCGTTCAGCAACCGCCCATAATGCATCAACTGTGACCTTCAATTCACCTTCTAAGCACTGATCTTCCTGATTAGTTAAAAAGACCATGTATTCGCCTTTAGACAATTGTCTGGTCTGCATAAGCAGTGATGAACTTTCCTTCTCCATCACCCAACGTACGGGTTCAGGCAGAATTTCATCCAGAAGCAAGGACATCGACTCGAGTACAGCCCGATTTATTGAATCACTACCTGCCGTAGGGAGGAAATAAGCCTTTCCTTCTCCGCGCCGCCATAGAGACTTACCTTCGTCCTGTTCGTCTTGCCCATTATCCCAATACTGTATCTCTGGATGTTCGCCAGCTCCGAAAAATCTCGCTGCTTCATCCCCTGCAGGGCTTCCTTGCTGAATGGGTATATATGGAGGCAACCCAACAGAGATAACGATCCCACCCTGTAATACCCAATGCTTCACTTGTTTCCACGCCGCTGCTTCCAAATTCAGCATGGGTGGAAGAATCAATACCTCATAACGAGCTGTGCCTATCTCAATCCTGCCATCCACCAATTGGGCTTCCGCCAGAAGTTCAGGATCAAGATGATCATAATCCCGTCTGCTCTGTAATAAGTGCGTAGTGATCCTCATCCAGTCATTGGTGAGCCTTTCCAGTCTTGCCTTTTCTGCTTCGTCTTCTCCGCTGTATTCAAAACCATGCAACGGATTCCCCATTAAACTCCAGAGTGTAGTCGTTGGATCGAGCACGGCGATACGGATATCGGCTGCCCCTGTGCTCATCAGGTAACCTAATCTTCCGGTATAGTCACCGAGTTCCCGAAAGTGTTCCCAGTACGGGTTTTGCAGAAACTGCGAAGGGGGAGCATCATGCTTCGCCAGCCCACCAATTGTGTAGAAAAAAGCATGAAAGTTGAAAAAGTTTGTGCCCATGGCCGCCATTCGGTCAATCATCCATTTGGCATCCTGCAAGGTCATTGACCAGCCTACACTGTGGAAACATTCAATCAGATTTCGTTCCCGTCCCAGTTGTCTAGCTAGTGAGCTGACCATTTTGGGATTATCGCGCATTCTTTTTCCGTAGCGTTCAAGAATCCAAGACAACGAACGTCCGATCTTCTCATGGGCGGAGTCGCCACCTGGCATGTGGCTGTATAACTGTGTTGTCATACGCACACCAGGAACCTCTGCCGCATATTGAATTCCAGCCTGTTCGCACCAGTCGTGAACTTGCTTATGATAAGAAGTACGGAGCAAGAGGTGCAGGGATTGATAATAGTCATATCGGATTCGCTCAAAATCCGGAACATCCCCATACAACAGCGCAGGTAGAGACTCAATGAGGCTATAACCACAACGTTCACCGAAATAACGAGGCAATTGTGGTGACCATGGAATCTTCCCAAGAGGTGCAATTTCATCCGAAAACACACCTTTGATTACGCTTTCAAATCGTTCTCCAAAAGCTGACTTGTAGCGATCATGCGTGAGTTCGATGAAACGACTCATGGCTTCCTGATGGCAAGGGTCAACAAAATTCCCGTAATATTTAAAATCATCGATCTCTTCTTCTTGAAATACAATAACTTCCCATTCTCCAGCCGGAGCCTTCCACAACAAGCGAAAAGCTGTATGGTATGTAAAAAATCGCTTGCGGTTATACGAAGTGAGACCCGTCTCCTGGTACACCTGATCTGTCTGTACATTACCAATGAATCCTCGTAGATTAATGGATTCATGCCATGAGCGTTCACCTTGTGCATCCTTAGGAACAGCTATGGCATGTAACACACGTCCCCAGGGTAGCTCATGATCGAGCAATGTGTCACCTTGTACATTCAGATGATGATGGATAAGCTGACGCTGCTTCGCTTCCGGGAATTCAAGTGTTACCTCGCCCCCAGCCATACCACTCGGATATGGAAATTCGTCATACAACCAGACCTGCATGCCAAGTTCCTCCGCAGCTTGGGTAGCTACTTTGACCTTATCAAACCATGCTTCAGATAAATAAGGAATCTGTAGTCCCTGACGCGGACATATAAAGAATCCACCCACGCCCTGCTTATGCATTTCTGCGATCTGATGCTTAATCTGGCTTTCTTCCATATCCCCATTCCAAAACCAAAAGGGATGAACCCGGTACTGCGCCTCGGGATTTTCAAAAGCATCCCCGTTCCACATGTCGCCTTCCTCCCAAATACATAAGAGTGGTTGTTCATCTTCCATTATCGTTCATTTTAGTTCAAATGGGTTTGTTTCGCTTTGATTATACAACAAAATCGAATGGTGGGAAGCCATAATTCACAAAAAAATTGTTAAAATGGTTGAATATTGAATAACCCGGCCGCCTGCACAACGACACTAACGGCAACCGGGCTTTACTATAAAGACTATTTGAGCGCAGCGTATAGCTCATTTACTTCTTTGACATAGTCGTCACCGCCGCTCTTTCTCCACAGAGCAACCGCATCCTGGAAGCCTTGCTCATCAATCTGTCCTACAATGAACTTAATACGAGCATCATTGATGATGTTATCAAGCTGTGGCCCCTTCTGCGCGTATACATCCGAGATCAGTGGTTCACCTGGGTTCGCGATGACAATCTCTTCATTGGCCTTCTGAACCTCAGCAACCTTTTGTCGAACAGGAGTTTGTTCTATACGTAACGTTTTGTCCTCAGGGATAAACATCAGAATCTGATTCAATCCCTGTACATCCCGCAGTGCCAGTTTATCTGTTGTAGGTATGATGTAGTCGCCTTTTTTCTCATACTGCTGACCTTCTAACCCGTTGCCGAGTAATGCCTGAAGCTCTGGTTCATTCAATTGATCCAAGAAGGTCAGTACCTTCTTCAGATCTTCCTCCGTTTTCACACCGCTCTTGGAAATAACGATCATCCCAGAGTAACCAGACGTTGGCATATCACGCAGACCTTTTGGCCCCTCCATCGCTTGCAGTACATCCACACGTCCTGTAGCTGTTGGATCTTTCTCCAAGATCTTCTGATCCATACGTTGTGCATTATCTGCCACATCCACCATGACGCCAGCCTGCCCATTTACAAATGGATCTGGAAGTTTCGTTGCATCCATTACTGCAAAGTCCTTGTTCACCAGACCTTCACTGTAAATTTTGCGGAAGAATTGCAATGCCTCCATATACTCCGGTGTATCATGTGCTGGAACTAAAGCTCCACTGCTATCCTCGCCCCATTTGTTCGGTGCGCCAAACCATACCTGCATGTTATCCCATGGACCTGTGAATTTACTTGCCACCAGCCCGTAGGTGTCCTGTTTGCCATTTCCGTCTGGATCATCATTCGTGAACGCTTTCAATACATTGTAGAATTCATCAATCGTTTTCGGTTCTTGAAGCCCCAGATTCTCCAGCCAGTCCTTGCGAATCGTTACCCCGTTGCGTCCCAGAGCGCGAGCCCGGTATATGCCGTACGTTTTGCCATCAATCGAAGCATTGTTCGTAATGATCTCATTCATTTGGCTGAGGTTTGGATAATCCTTCAAGTAAGGGCCAAGCTCCCAGAATGCTCCTGTTCGAGCTGCGTTGATAAAACTCGGCGACTTACCTAGTACCACCATAATATCCGGCAACTTGCCTGAAGCTAAGGTGATATTGAATTTGTCTTCATACGAACTGCTGGGCACCCATTGAAGGTTAACATCGACCTTGGTCAGCTCCTCTAGCTTCTGTACAACCGGACTATTCTCCGGTGGATTCTCTGCTTCAAAATTAGGGAGCATGATCGTCAACTGATCTGTGCCGCCTGCCGCTTCCCCCGTATTCGATTGTTGTTCTCCACTACATGCAGCGAGCACCGTACTTAATAACATAGATGCACAAAGTACAATAGCCATTTTCTTCAATCCTGTTTTTGGTTGTCCCATACATTCTCCCCCTTAGCCTTTAATTGAACCGAGCATGACACCTTTGGCAAAATGCTTTTGCAAGAACGGGTACACCAGCAAGATCGGGATCGTACCCACAACGATGACCGCCATTTTTACAGATTGTTCCGGTGGTTTAACAAAGTTGGGATCCATGTTCGCCATATCTCCAACACTGGCCTGCGACAGCAGTACAATTTGTCGTAACATGACTTGCAGCGGCCATTTGGTACTGTCGGAAATGTAGAGCAATGCGGAGAAAAAGTTGTTCCAATGTCCTACGGCGTAGAATAACGCAAATGTAGCAATAACCGGTTTGGACAATGGCAAAACAATACGCCACAGCACCCCAAGATCAGAACAGCCGTCGATGCGAGCCGCTTCCTCTAGCCCAGGCGGCATCTGTTGAAAAAAGTTTTTGACAACAATAAGGTTAAAAGCGCTGATCGCGCCAGGAAGCATCAAAGACCAGTAGGAATCAAGCAATCCAAGACCACGAATGACGAGATACGTTGGGATCATGCCTCCCCCAAACAACATGGAGAAAATGACCATATTCATTAGCATATTCCGTCCCCAGAAGTCGCTGCGAGACAGCGGGTACGCCATCGTCAATGTGAAGAATAAGTTAACGAACGTACCTACAACGGTAATGAAGATGGATACACCAATACTTCGAAACATCGTGGAGGATGAAAAAATATACTCATATGCGCTAAGAGAGAACACCTTAGGGATAAGGAAAAAACTGCGTTCGGTAATTTCAGCTTCGGTCGCGAATGAATTCCCTATAATATACAAGAAAGGAAGAACGGTTAGTAACCCCAGAACGCCGAGCATGATGTAGTTGAGCACATCGAATACTCTGCCAGCAGGGCTGTTGTACAGACGACTGTTCATGAGCGGTTACCTCCTAAGGTCTATTAGTAAATACCGGGATGACCAAACTTTTTGGCAAGCTTATTACTACCAAGGACCAATATAATCCCCACAACAGACTTAAAGAGTCCAACGGCCGTACTGTAGCTGAACGCACCTTGCGTAATCCCCACGGTGTACACATAGGTATCGAACACATCCGCGACGTCCCGGTTCAGTGAGTTCGTCATCAGATAAATCTGCTCGAATCCTGTGTCCAGAAAGTTTCCGAGTCTTAGAATGAGCAATATAACAATCGTGGTACGAATCGCTGGCAGGGTAATATGCCACATTCGGCGTAAACGTCCTGCCCCATCCACAATGGATGCTTCATACTGCTCTGTATCTACTCCCGCAAGAGCTGCAAGGAAAATGATTGTCCCCCACCCCATCTCCTTCCACATCATCTGAATAATGATCAGCGGTCGGAACGTATCCGGGCTGGATAGGACATCTATGGGTTTACCCGTGATCATCGCAATTAGCTCATACAGCACTCCGCCCTGAGGTGTCAGAAATACATAAGTGATACTGGCGATAATCACCATAGATACAAAGTGTGGTACATATACGAGCGTCTGAATCGTTCTTTTGAAAAAGGCTGTTCGAATCTCATTTAATAGGAGTGCAATAATGATCGGTGCTGGGAAAAAGAAAATGAGATCGTATAAGGCAAGAAGCAACGTATTCCGTAGCAATCGGAAAAAGTCTGGATTCGAGAAAAAGGTCGTAAAGTTCTCAAACCCTACCCATTCACTATCGCGAATCCCTAGGAAAGGCTGATAATCCTGAAAAGCAATAACGATTCC
This genomic interval carries:
- a CDS encoding ABC transporter permease, which encodes MNGKNGSAATTTQADISSYSVKRESNWKRQIKRNKWLYVLVLPGFLYFVIFKYLPMWGIVIAFQDYQPFLGIRDSEWVGFENFTTFFSNPDFFRLLRNTLLLALYDLIFFFPAPIIIALLLNEIRTAFFKRTIQTLVYVPHFVSMVIIASITYVFLTPQGGVLYELIAMITGKPIDVLSSPDTFRPLIIIQMMWKEMGWGTIIFLAALAGVDTEQYEASIVDGAGRLRRMWHITLPAIRTTIVILLILRLGNFLDTGFEQIYLMTNSLNRDVADVFDTYVYTVGITQGAFSYSTAVGLFKSVVGIILVLGSNKLAKKFGHPGIY
- a CDS encoding extracellular solute-binding protein, whose protein sequence is MGQPKTGLKKMAIVLCASMLLSTVLAACSGEQQSNTGEAAGGTDQLTIMLPNFEAENPPENSPVVQKLEELTKVDVNLQWVPSSSYEDKFNITLASGKLPDIMVVLGKSPSFINAARTGAFWELGPYLKDYPNLSQMNEIITNNASIDGKTYGIYRARALGRNGVTIRKDWLENLGLQEPKTIDEFYNVLKAFTNDDPDGNGKQDTYGLVASKFTGPWDNMQVWFGAPNKWGEDSSGALVPAHDTPEYMEALQFFRKIYSEGLVNKDFAVMDATKLPDPFVNGQAGVMVDVADNAQRMDQKILEKDPTATGRVDVLQAMEGPKGLRDMPTSGYSGMIVISKSGVKTEEDLKKVLTFLDQLNEPELQALLGNGLEGQQYEKKGDYIIPTTDKLALRDVQGLNQILMFIPEDKTLRIEQTPVRQKVAEVQKANEEIVIANPGEPLISDVYAQKGPQLDNIINDARIKFIVGQIDEQGFQDAVALWRKSGGDDYVKEVNELYAALK
- a CDS encoding glycosyl hydrolase; amino-acid sequence: MWNGDAFENPEAQYRVHPFWFWNGDMEESQIKHQIAEMHKQGVGGFFICPRQGLQIPYLSEAWFDKVKVATQAAEELGMQVWLYDEFPYPSGMAGGEVTLEFPEAKQRQLIHHHLNVQGDTLLDHELPWGRVLHAIAVPKDAQGERSWHESINLRGFIGNVQTDQVYQETGLTSYNRKRFFTYHTAFRLLWKAPAGEWEVIVFQEEEIDDFKYYGNFVDPCHQEAMSRFIELTHDRYKSAFGERFESVIKGVFSDEIAPLGKIPWSPQLPRYFGERCGYSLIESLPALLYGDVPDFERIRYDYYQSLHLLLRTSYHKQVHDWCEQAGIQYAAEVPGVRMTTQLYSHMPGGDSAHEKIGRSLSWILERYGKRMRDNPKMVSSLARQLGRERNLIECFHSVGWSMTLQDAKWMIDRMAAMGTNFFNFHAFFYTIGGLAKHDAPPSQFLQNPYWEHFRELGDYTGRLGYLMSTGAADIRIAVLDPTTTLWSLMGNPLHGFEYSGEDEAEKARLERLTNDWMRITTHLLQSRRDYDHLDPELLAEAQLVDGRIEIGTARYEVLILPPMLNLEAAAWKQVKHWVLQGGIVISVGLPPYIPIQQGSPAGDEAARFFGAGEHPEIQYWDNGQDEQDEGKSLWRRGEGKAYFLPTAGSDSINRAVLESMSLLLDEILPEPVRWVMEKESSSLLMQTRQLSKGEYMVFLTNQEDQCLEGELKVTVDALWAVAERSPSRGLRVERLDLEQGQRCPLPIHHRADEGYISLQLAPYEAHAIRLTWDDEHGSAEEQFTENTEKKESALSVSTVVASIDEVHSITIPSEGPWRFETVQPNVLRMGHFHLTAKNYNGVIFENGHSEVKPFIDQAAECSVHSSLPLQFNQVFGTPKKPTIAYPLECHYATSFELRTALADCLLFMDRAAISGDWTLMINDHAIRPDAFKSAQITDFDNIGYDITPWLHSGLNELKVTVQITKDEDGIVDPLYLQGRFGVEFHHEGMASLVREPDTAVQIQPEPQALYPHFAGEMIYKRSLCLDQRSPDIPFFELEFSDWRVQDVTEVLVNGYSLGVRCWSPYRWRGQSSWLRAGDNEIEVRVTNTLVGLLEGTYFDSSSHQLREAGWRQADG
- a CDS encoding carbohydrate ABC transporter permease encodes the protein MNSRLYNSPAGRVFDVLNYIMLGVLGLLTVLPFLYIIGNSFATEAEITERSFFLIPKVFSLSAYEYIFSSSTMFRSIGVSIFITVVGTFVNLFFTLTMAYPLSRSDFWGRNMLMNMVIFSMLFGGGMIPTYLVIRGLGLLDSYWSLMLPGAISAFNLIVVKNFFQQMPPGLEEAARIDGCSDLGVLWRIVLPLSKPVIATFALFYAVGHWNNFFSALLYISDSTKWPLQVMLRQIVLLSQASVGDMANMDPNFVKPPEQSVKMAVIVVGTIPILLVYPFLQKHFAKGVMLGSIKG